A genomic window from Candidatus Kouleothrix ribensis includes:
- a CDS encoding glycosyltransferase family 4 protein produces the protein MRPLKVGYVLKRFPRLSQTFVLHELLELRRQGVEPVIIAQKGAESEPVQPQYAELDAPVYYLPASAEPTPQAALIAPLVRQLGLVHLHAHFATWAAGTASALSAITGLPYSFTAHAHDIFHASVDRPALAKTIAAARFVVTVSDYNRAYLRALLAEHGQAGTIVRLYNSIDFTRFGPAAGPREPDLVVGVGRLIEKKGFADLIDACRMLAAQGRPVRCLIVGEGPARAALERQIAQAGLHEHVRLLGALPQPVVLCLVARAAVFALPCVVGADGDRDGLPTVLLEAIALGTPVISTAIVGIPELIAHEHSGLLVPEHDPRSLACAIARLLDAPALQRQLAHAALVRARADFNLATNVRRLIGMFQGEGLPW, from the coding sequence ATGCGACCACTCAAGGTTGGCTACGTGCTCAAGCGCTTCCCACGGCTCTCGCAGACATTCGTGCTGCACGAGCTGCTTGAGCTGCGCCGGCAGGGTGTCGAGCCGGTGATCATCGCCCAGAAAGGCGCCGAATCCGAGCCAGTGCAACCGCAGTATGCCGAGCTCGACGCGCCGGTTTACTACCTGCCGGCCAGTGCCGAGCCTACGCCCCAGGCCGCGCTGATTGCGCCGCTGGTGCGGCAGCTGGGGCTTGTACACCTGCACGCGCATTTCGCTACCTGGGCCGCCGGCACCGCGTCGGCGCTGAGCGCGATCACCGGCCTGCCCTATAGCTTTACTGCCCACGCCCACGATATCTTTCATGCCAGCGTCGACCGGCCGGCCCTGGCCAAGACGATCGCCGCAGCGCGCTTTGTGGTGACTGTGAGCGATTACAACCGGGCCTACCTGCGCGCGCTGCTGGCCGAGCACGGCCAGGCCGGCACGATCGTGCGGCTGTACAACAGCATCGACTTCACACGGTTCGGGCCGGCTGCCGGCCCGCGTGAGCCCGACCTGGTGGTTGGCGTAGGGCGGCTGATCGAGAAGAAAGGCTTCGCCGACCTGATCGATGCGTGCCGGATGCTCGCCGCGCAGGGCCGGCCAGTGCGCTGCCTGATTGTTGGCGAAGGCCCCGCGCGCGCCGCGCTCGAGCGCCAGATCGCGCAGGCCGGCCTCCACGAGCATGTGCGGCTGCTGGGCGCGCTGCCGCAGCCGGTAGTGCTCTGCCTGGTGGCACGCGCGGCCGTATTTGCACTGCCCTGCGTGGTAGGCGCCGATGGGGATCGCGATGGCCTGCCGACTGTGCTGCTCGAGGCGATTGCCCTGGGAACGCCGGTGATCTCAACTGCGATCGTCGGTATCCCCGAGCTGATCGCGCACGAGCACAGCGGCCTGCTGGTACCCGAGCACGATCCGCGCAGCCTGGCATGCGCAATCGCCCGGCTGCTCGATGCGCCTGCACTACAGCGCCAGCTGGCCCATGCGGCGCTGGTGCGCGCGCGTGCCGACTTCAACCTGGCTACGAATGTGCGCCGGCTGATCGGCATGTTCCAGGGTGAGGGCCTGCCATGGTAG
- a CDS encoding S8 family serine peptidase, giving the protein MRIGTRASIIRARSHRLLAAIGCMLLALLPALGAAGHALAAGATYRTSQVVARLNPASGATIDAINATYGTSTLRQLAGSPGIYLLQTPGGKDAQLIAEAMATDLRLQFAEPNFIAQPPEADPIRIKGFGSADPAPYTGQYAASMLGLARAQAIDRGQRAIVAVIDTGVQPRHPALQAALVAGYDMLDGDAQPDDTTNGIDDDDDGLVDEAAGHGTHVAGIIHLVAPAARIMPLRAIDSDGTGDEFAIARAIDFAISHGANVINLSLGTPAESALFKDMARAATRAGAVVVAAAGNIGSSQKQYPAATSCVLAITAIGPADIKPDFANFGSWVDVAAPGVAIYSTIPQDAYAYWGGTSMATPFVAGQAALIHSLRPALNPREAAAVIVGSAQSLDAANPTYSGELGYGRVDIGASMALLAAGSPLAFGPTPLSGSCVAGDA; this is encoded by the coding sequence ATGAGGATTGGAACACGGGCCAGCATCATCCGGGCCAGATCGCACCGGCTGCTCGCCGCAATCGGCTGCATGCTGCTGGCGCTGCTGCCGGCACTCGGCGCGGCCGGCCACGCGCTGGCCGCCGGCGCTACCTACCGCACCAGCCAGGTGGTCGCTCGCCTAAACCCTGCGAGTGGTGCGACGATCGACGCGATCAACGCGACCTATGGCACCAGCACACTCAGGCAGCTGGCCGGCAGCCCAGGCATCTACCTGCTACAGACGCCTGGCGGCAAGGATGCCCAGCTCATCGCCGAGGCAATGGCGACCGATCTGCGGCTACAATTCGCCGAGCCGAACTTCATCGCACAGCCGCCCGAGGCCGATCCGATCCGGATCAAGGGCTTCGGCAGCGCCGACCCCGCACCCTATACTGGGCAATATGCCGCCAGCATGCTCGGCCTGGCGCGGGCGCAGGCGATCGACAGAGGGCAGCGCGCGATCGTCGCGGTGATCGACACAGGTGTGCAGCCACGCCACCCGGCCCTGCAGGCCGCGCTCGTCGCCGGCTACGACATGCTCGACGGCGACGCGCAGCCCGACGACACCACCAATGGTATCGATGACGACGACGACGGCCTGGTCGATGAAGCTGCCGGGCACGGCACCCACGTGGCCGGCATTATTCACCTGGTAGCGCCGGCAGCGCGGATCATGCCACTACGCGCGATCGATTCCGATGGTACCGGCGACGAGTTTGCAATCGCGCGTGCGATCGATTTCGCGATCAGCCATGGCGCGAATGTGATCAACCTGAGCCTTGGCACGCCGGCCGAATCGGCCCTGTTCAAAGACATGGCCCGTGCGGCCACGCGGGCCGGCGCCGTGGTTGTGGCCGCAGCCGGTAACATCGGCAGCTCGCAGAAGCAATACCCGGCCGCCACTAGCTGTGTGCTGGCGATCACCGCGATCGGCCCGGCCGACATCAAGCCCGATTTCGCCAACTTCGGCAGCTGGGTTGATGTCGCTGCGCCTGGCGTGGCGATCTACAGCACCATCCCGCAGGATGCTTACGCCTATTGGGGTGGCACCTCAATGGCAACGCCATTTGTGGCCGGCCAGGCCGCGCTGATCCACAGCCTGCGCCCGGCACTGAACCCGCGCGAAGCTGCTGCGGTGATCGTAGGATCAGCGCAGTCGCTCGATGCAGCCAACCCCACCTACTCGGGCGAGCTGGGCTATGGCCGGGTCGATATTGGCGCGAGCATGGCCCTGCTGGCGGCGGGTAGCCCGCTGGCGTTTGGGCCTACACCACTCAGCGGTAGCTGCGTGGCCGGCGACGCATAA
- a CDS encoding GAF domain-containing protein, with protein MAPHPHTGSTIARRALLIALAGLLLALGGLAGLGYWAYLRLDTLLAPLLGTQLWPGVQGVVAGLAQDLAPYAGGLLLAWLLLAWLLARWVARPLHPLLVAAADLIARGDSRMLPVRAPGEAGTLARSFAELAGAYARSARELHEQHQALEDRMRRLEQQLQVRHELSAPLDPELLARRVAAALRLACGYEHAAVALAQGELLLYYLGEAGANGFAPPLHAPLLRTSPAGCAALAGTALCVGDLQLDPALDPSPGLAAARAELAVPASHAGQLRAVIVLQSSRPGTFGECDQWLVGELAAPLALALANAALFQAERLRRQLAEAIYRVSQTLSEALAPAGVPALILDQLAQVLPSDRSALLLAEASSLVIVATRGYPAALAAERARVQPDDLPLLSQVIEYQQPLLVGDTRQDARYRPLVADAGTTLARSWLGVPLLGQGRLYGLLMLEGEQPNRYGEEDLRAIAALGNQAAIAMENARLSTEAQERTLQLEVVTRVTQEVSMRDVGRELPGILRTIIHQIRRVVPCDYAALALYDEAGDSFAFETVYDFAVRDWSELPPGKHEPAEGTPWQTACRTGTALVQSELVRSAFAYDRGLAAGGLRSGIVMPIVGASRALGTLDFASREPNAYGQTQVATLRELSHYLGTALHNARLAQEREETATKLARTQEHLAMVDKVRAVGQLASGVAHDFNNLLAGILGNAQLLLLDPPGDDQRDMLRVIERAAKDGAETVRRLQGFARMEQDSPMTEVRLDMLARDAIDITRPRWRDVAQSRGATIEIIKQLQPVSPLAGRPSELREVLTNLIINAVDAMPRGGKLTVATYDDRPADGSTGDVVVEVADSGVGMNADLRAKIFEPFFTTKGEGGTGLGLAVSLGIVQGHGGRIEIESAPGAGTRFSIRLPMRGTAQPGQPAKARRAQLVRPSHILFVESEAMIRDATVRLLTRWGHTVAPAENGAQALAAFTPGAYDLVISDLGMPDMNGWELLTQIKRREPHVPTVLITGWGRPVGDDELHAAADFLIEKPFDQDDLRDILALALG; from the coding sequence ATGGCACCCCACCCACATACAGGCTCTACGATCGCCCGCCGGGCTTTGCTGATAGCGCTGGCCGGCCTGCTGCTTGCGCTCGGCGGGCTGGCCGGGCTGGGCTACTGGGCCTACCTCAGGCTTGATACGCTGCTCGCACCACTGTTGGGCACGCAGCTGTGGCCGGGCGTGCAGGGTGTGGTGGCCGGGCTTGCGCAGGATCTGGCGCCGTATGCTGGTGGGCTGCTGCTGGCCTGGCTGCTGCTGGCCTGGCTACTAGCGCGCTGGGTTGCCCGCCCGCTGCACCCGCTACTGGTGGCTGCCGCTGATCTGATCGCGCGCGGCGACTCGCGCATGCTGCCGGTGCGCGCACCCGGTGAGGCCGGTACCCTGGCGCGCAGCTTCGCTGAGCTGGCCGGCGCCTACGCGCGCTCGGCACGCGAGCTACACGAGCAGCACCAGGCGCTCGAAGATCGTATGCGCCGGCTCGAGCAGCAGCTGCAGGTGCGGCACGAGCTGAGCGCCCCGCTTGATCCCGAGCTGCTGGCGCGTCGCGTTGCGGCTGCGTTGCGGCTGGCCTGCGGCTACGAGCACGCCGCTGTAGCGCTGGCCCAGGGCGAGCTGCTCCTGTACTACCTGGGCGAGGCCGGCGCTAATGGGTTTGCCCCGCCGCTGCACGCGCCGCTGCTACGCACTAGCCCGGCTGGGTGTGCGGCGCTCGCCGGCACCGCGCTGTGCGTAGGCGACTTACAGCTCGATCCGGCGCTCGATCCATCGCCTGGCCTGGCGGCCGCGCGCGCCGAGCTGGCCGTTCCAGCCAGCCACGCCGGCCAGCTACGGGCGGTGATCGTGCTCCAGAGCAGCCGGCCCGGTACGTTTGGCGAATGCGATCAGTGGCTGGTGGGCGAGCTGGCCGCGCCGCTGGCGCTCGCGCTGGCTAACGCCGCGCTGTTCCAGGCCGAGCGGCTGCGCCGCCAGCTGGCCGAGGCGATCTATCGGGTGTCGCAGACCCTGAGCGAGGCGCTGGCGCCGGCAGGCGTGCCCGCGCTCATCCTCGATCAGCTGGCGCAGGTGCTGCCCTCCGATCGTAGCGCGCTGCTGCTAGCCGAGGCCAGCAGCCTGGTGATTGTGGCAACCCGCGGCTACCCGGCCGCGCTGGCGGCCGAGCGTGCGCGTGTGCAGCCCGACGACCTGCCCCTATTGAGCCAGGTCATCGAGTATCAGCAGCCGCTCCTGGTAGGCGACACGCGCCAAGACGCGCGTTACCGCCCGCTCGTGGCCGATGCCGGCACCACGCTGGCGCGTAGCTGGCTGGGCGTGCCGCTGCTAGGCCAGGGCCGGCTATACGGCCTGCTGATGCTCGAGGGCGAGCAGCCTAACCGCTATGGTGAAGAGGATCTGCGCGCAATCGCCGCGCTGGGCAATCAGGCCGCGATTGCCATGGAGAACGCCCGCCTGTCGACTGAAGCCCAGGAGCGCACACTCCAGCTCGAGGTGGTAACGCGCGTGACCCAAGAGGTGAGCATGCGCGATGTCGGCCGCGAGCTGCCGGGAATCCTGCGCACGATCATCCACCAGATCCGCCGGGTGGTGCCGTGCGACTACGCGGCACTGGCGCTGTACGACGAGGCCGGCGACAGCTTCGCGTTCGAGACGGTGTATGACTTTGCCGTGCGCGATTGGAGCGAGCTGCCGCCCGGTAAGCACGAACCGGCCGAGGGTACGCCCTGGCAGACGGCCTGCCGCACTGGTACGGCGCTCGTACAGAGCGAGCTGGTGCGCAGCGCCTTCGCCTACGATCGCGGGCTGGCGGCCGGTGGGCTGCGCTCGGGCATTGTGATGCCGATCGTCGGCGCCAGCCGTGCGCTGGGCACGCTCGACTTCGCCAGCCGCGAGCCGAACGCCTACGGCCAGACCCAGGTGGCTACGCTGCGCGAGCTTTCGCACTACCTCGGCACCGCGCTGCACAATGCGCGCCTGGCCCAAGAGCGTGAAGAGACAGCGACCAAGCTGGCGCGTACCCAGGAGCATCTCGCGATGGTCGATAAGGTGCGCGCGGTTGGGCAGCTGGCTTCGGGCGTGGCGCACGATTTCAACAACCTGCTGGCCGGCATCCTTGGCAACGCGCAGCTGCTCTTGCTCGACCCGCCGGGCGACGATCAGCGCGACATGCTCAGGGTGATCGAGCGCGCGGCCAAAGATGGCGCCGAGACGGTGCGCCGGCTGCAGGGCTTCGCGCGCATGGAGCAAGACTCGCCCATGACCGAGGTGCGGCTCGATATGCTCGCGCGCGATGCGATCGACATCACCCGGCCGCGCTGGCGCGATGTGGCCCAGAGCCGCGGTGCCACGATCGAGATCATCAAGCAGCTCCAGCCGGTTTCCCCGCTGGCCGGCCGCCCGTCCGAGCTGCGCGAGGTGCTGACCAACCTGATCATCAACGCCGTCGATGCCATGCCCAGGGGCGGCAAGCTGACCGTGGCGACCTACGACGACAGGCCTGCCGATGGTAGCACCGGCGACGTGGTGGTTGAGGTGGCCGACAGCGGCGTGGGCATGAATGCCGATCTGCGCGCCAAGATCTTCGAGCCGTTCTTCACCACCAAAGGCGAGGGCGGCACCGGGCTGGGGTTAGCCGTGTCGCTCGGCATTGTGCAGGGCCACGGCGGCCGGATCGAGATCGAGAGCGCGCCCGGCGCCGGTACGCGCTTCAGCATTCGCCTGCCGATGCGCGGCACGGCCCAACCCGGCCAGCCGGCTAAGGCGCGCCGTGCGCAGCTAGTGCGGCCCAGCCACATTCTGTTCGTCGAGAGCGAAGCCATGATCCGCGACGCTACCGTGCGGCTGCTCACGCGCTGGGGCCATACGGTTGCGCCGGCTGAGAATGGCGCGCAGGCGCTGGCGGCGTTCACGCCCGGCGCCTACGACCTGGTGATCTCGGATCTGGGCATGCCCGATATGAACGGCTGGGAGCTGCTGACGCAGATTAAGCGCCGCGAGCCGCACGTGCCGACGGTGCTGATTACCGGATGGGGCCGCCCGGTCGGCGACGACGAGCTGCACGCGGCGGCCGATTTCCTGATCGAGAAACCCTTCGACCAGGACGATCTGCGCGATATTCTGGCCCTGGCGCTAGGGTGA
- a CDS encoding CHAT domain-containing protein yields the protein MSQFVPESGLALADELLALPTPAARAARLRAAHWLSPAGIDTLLDLAAQLIRSDPGKGRQLAECCGALAAQAGAPAAVPRAIYIGAQAHALNAEFDTALELMESARRAYTALGETLGALRTYTGLMSVLIDLGRYPAALEAGRTALAGLRQATGDDPPAAAQLIAAIVHQNLGICYDQIGRYDAALHAYNEAEARYRALGMAENLGHIANNRGVVLLGLGRGGEALAAFEAAAAIFASAGLMLSHGQALVNVGDAQLLLGSYTRALDAFERARRLLEPLDAQADKHVLVLDTADAYLALNLFPEALAAYRQAERLFEAAAMPHERARALWGMGAALVAQAHYDAAALALAPAAQLFAAADNAPLLSSVLLEQAGLQAARGDTQAALATAQRSLTLVGDHDWPVQRIYTHMRMADLLLPDVAAAEPHMDAALRLASHLSLPHLHYRLNQRLGRVRMLQGRRAEARALLTSAIDQIEQLRGTLAHEAMRTSFLHDKATVYEDLVALLLEPGDTAGIRAAFGIAERAKSRALVDMLAGVVETRLALADDDALAARLATLQADLNAIYNELLGTTSEPASSQRRASLHTSASELELEISRLRLQAAAAMSAHDLLAAPLQLDQIEARLPADLLLLAYHCIGDEIIAFVCAGGRVLVARALGSVGTTQRLIQRLGTQWDRFRAGHAFIEQHIRQLELSAQRVLQALYAELFAPLEPLIAELLPQPAGGTPLQLAIVRYGPLHQVPMHALFDGQQYLIDRFEISYAPSATVLALCQGRAPRQSGAALIMGVADASIPEVIGEVHAVARQLPGAVVRIDEHATLAALREAAPGCAVLHLACHGLFRVDNPMFSALKLCDGWLTAADAIGLDLTGVLVTLSACETGRGTSVGGDEIVGLTRAFLGAGATTLVVSLWLAQDATTAQLMATWYELLRGPAGPAAALRAAQLRLRAAYPHPYYWAPFMVVGKR from the coding sequence GTGAGCCAATTTGTGCCTGAATCGGGGCTGGCCCTGGCCGACGAGCTGCTGGCGCTGCCGACACCAGCTGCGCGCGCGGCACGCTTGCGCGCAGCACACTGGCTTAGCCCAGCCGGGATCGATACGCTGCTCGACCTGGCCGCCCAGCTGATCCGCAGCGATCCCGGCAAGGGCCGCCAACTGGCCGAGTGTTGTGGCGCGCTGGCTGCGCAGGCCGGCGCGCCTGCTGCGGTGCCGCGCGCGATCTATATCGGCGCCCAGGCGCACGCGCTCAACGCCGAATTCGACACCGCCCTGGAGCTGATGGAGTCGGCGCGGCGTGCATACACCGCGCTTGGCGAGACGCTCGGGGCGCTGCGCACCTACACCGGGCTGATGAGTGTGCTGATCGACCTCGGGCGCTACCCGGCGGCGCTCGAGGCCGGCCGCACGGCACTGGCTGGCCTACGCCAGGCCACTGGCGACGACCCGCCGGCCGCCGCGCAGCTGATCGCTGCGATCGTGCATCAGAATCTGGGCATCTGCTACGACCAGATCGGCCGCTACGACGCCGCGCTACATGCCTACAACGAGGCCGAGGCGCGCTACCGTGCGCTGGGGATGGCCGAGAACCTCGGCCATATCGCCAATAATCGTGGGGTGGTATTGCTCGGCCTGGGCCGCGGCGGCGAGGCACTGGCGGCGTTCGAGGCCGCTGCGGCGATCTTTGCGTCGGCCGGCCTCATGCTCTCGCACGGCCAGGCGCTCGTCAATGTCGGCGACGCGCAGCTGCTACTTGGCAGCTACACACGCGCACTCGATGCATTCGAGCGCGCGCGCCGGCTGCTCGAGCCACTCGATGCGCAGGCCGATAAACATGTGCTGGTGCTTGATACGGCCGATGCCTACCTGGCGCTGAACCTGTTCCCCGAGGCGCTGGCAGCCTATCGCCAGGCCGAGCGGCTGTTCGAGGCCGCTGCGATGCCGCACGAGCGCGCGCGGGCGCTCTGGGGTATGGGCGCAGCGCTGGTTGCGCAGGCGCACTACGACGCAGCCGCGCTGGCTCTGGCGCCGGCCGCCCAGCTGTTCGCCGCTGCCGACAACGCCCCACTACTCTCGAGTGTCCTACTCGAGCAGGCCGGCCTGCAAGCGGCGCGCGGCGATACGCAAGCCGCGCTGGCCACCGCGCAACGGTCGCTGACGCTCGTAGGCGACCACGACTGGCCGGTGCAGCGGATCTACACCCACATGCGCATGGCCGATCTGCTGCTGCCCGATGTTGCAGCCGCCGAGCCGCATATGGATGCAGCGCTGCGGCTGGCCTCCCACCTGAGCCTACCGCACCTGCACTACCGCCTGAATCAGCGCCTGGGGCGCGTGCGCATGCTCCAGGGCCGGCGCGCCGAGGCGCGGGCGCTGCTGACCAGCGCGATCGATCAGATCGAACAGCTGCGCGGCACGCTGGCGCACGAGGCTATGCGCACATCATTTCTACACGACAAAGCCACCGTCTACGAGGATCTCGTCGCGCTGCTGCTCGAACCCGGCGACACGGCTGGAATCCGGGCCGCCTTCGGCATCGCCGAGCGCGCAAAGTCGCGCGCACTGGTCGATATGCTTGCCGGTGTGGTCGAGACGCGCCTGGCCCTGGCCGACGACGATGCGCTGGCCGCGCGCCTGGCAACCCTGCAGGCCGACCTGAACGCGATCTATAACGAACTGCTCGGCACCACCAGCGAGCCGGCCAGCAGCCAGCGCCGGGCCAGCCTGCACACCAGTGCGAGCGAGCTCGAACTCGAGATTAGCCGGCTGCGGCTACAGGCGGCCGCAGCGATGAGCGCGCACGATCTGCTGGCGGCGCCCTTACAGCTCGATCAGATCGAGGCCCGGCTACCAGCCGATCTGCTACTGCTGGCATATCACTGTATTGGCGACGAGATCATCGCATTTGTATGCGCCGGCGGGCGCGTGCTGGTAGCACGCGCGCTCGGCAGCGTCGGCACGACGCAACGCCTGATCCAGCGGCTTGGCACGCAGTGGGATCGCTTCCGCGCCGGCCACGCGTTTATCGAGCAGCACATACGCCAGCTCGAACTCTCTGCCCAGCGCGTGCTTCAGGCATTGTACGCCGAGCTCTTCGCGCCACTCGAGCCGCTGATCGCCGAACTGCTGCCACAGCCCGCAGGCGGCACACCGCTCCAACTGGCGATCGTGCGCTATGGGCCGCTGCACCAGGTGCCTATGCACGCACTATTCGATGGGCAGCAGTACCTGATCGACCGCTTCGAGATCTCGTATGCGCCTAGCGCGACGGTACTGGCGCTGTGCCAGGGCCGAGCGCCACGCCAATCGGGCGCTGCGCTGATCATGGGCGTGGCCGATGCCTCCATCCCAGAGGTAATCGGCGAAGTGCATGCGGTTGCCCGCCAGCTGCCCGGCGCAGTCGTGCGTATCGACGAGCACGCAACCCTGGCCGCGCTGCGCGAGGCCGCACCGGGCTGTGCGGTGCTACACCTGGCCTGCCATGGCCTGTTCCGCGTCGATAACCCTATGTTTTCGGCACTCAAACTGTGCGATGGCTGGCTCACCGCCGCCGACGCAATCGGCCTTGATCTGACTGGTGTGCTGGTGACGCTCAGCGCCTGCGAAACCGGCCGCGGCACAAGTGTCGGCGGCGACGAAATTGTAGGACTCACCCGTGCCTTTTTGGGCGCTGGTGCGACTACCCTGGTAGTGAGCTTATGGCTGGCGCAAGATGCGACCACGGCTCAGCTGATGGCGACCTGGTACGAGCTGCTGCGTGGCCCGGCCGGGCCGGCGGCGGCGCTGCGCGCGGCCCAGCTGCGGCTACGCGCGGCCTACCCACACCCATACTACTGGGCGCCATTCATGGTGGTTGGCAAGCGCTAG
- a CDS encoding glycosyltransferase, which yields MRLLRRPSPLQLPAAGAAAPATSPYGGTPARKPRIALYSPGMVGLGHMRRNLLIAQAIAGSALAPAVLLICEARQVSSFAIPAGVDCLTLPALRKDLHGQCEPRYLDVSLQKLTAMRAQAIRGMLEAFEPDVLIVDHLPHGALGELDPTLHFLRARGQTRCVLGLRDVLESPETVQREWRLAANDDAIRAYYDAVWIYGDPAVYDQVREYHFAADIAQKVRYTGYLDQRERASLANDSAQLLASLDLPPGRLALCLVGGGQDGAALAQAFAAASLPPNTNGLILAGPFMPAQAYQRLCGIVAGNPRLRLIDFLPEPTMLLRHADRVVAMGGYNTVAELLSFQKHALIVPRTHPRREQLIRAERLSDLRLLDLLPAEAVTPAALTDWLARDLGAAPPVHERINMRGLACLPGLLGELLGYQPSMQQHRQLLMRDDLLQRVSGPWMLPAC from the coding sequence ATGCGACTCCTCCGACGCCCATCGCCGTTACAGCTACCGGCCGCTGGTGCAGCCGCACCTGCAACGAGCCCATACGGCGGCACGCCTGCCCGCAAGCCACGCATCGCGCTGTACTCACCTGGGATGGTTGGGCTTGGCCATATGCGCCGCAACCTGCTGATCGCCCAGGCAATCGCCGGCTCGGCACTGGCGCCGGCCGTGCTGCTGATCTGCGAGGCGCGCCAGGTGAGCAGCTTCGCTATTCCAGCCGGTGTCGACTGCCTGACCCTACCGGCGTTGCGCAAGGATCTGCACGGGCAGTGCGAGCCGCGCTACCTGGATGTGTCGCTACAGAAGCTAACCGCCATGCGCGCGCAGGCCATCCGTGGCATGCTCGAAGCATTCGAACCCGACGTGCTGATCGTTGATCACCTGCCGCATGGCGCGCTGGGCGAGCTCGACCCGACCCTGCACTTTCTGCGCGCGCGCGGCCAGACTCGCTGCGTGCTCGGGCTGCGCGATGTGCTCGAGTCGCCCGAGACGGTTCAGCGCGAGTGGCGCCTTGCCGCGAACGACGATGCCATCCGTGCATATTACGATGCAGTCTGGATCTATGGCGACCCGGCCGTGTACGATCAGGTGCGCGAGTATCATTTCGCCGCCGATATTGCCCAGAAGGTGCGCTACACCGGCTACCTCGACCAGCGCGAGCGCGCGAGCCTGGCCAACGACAGCGCACAGCTGCTGGCGTCGCTCGATCTGCCGCCTGGCCGGCTGGCGCTCTGCCTGGTGGGCGGCGGGCAAGATGGCGCGGCGCTGGCGCAGGCATTCGCGGCTGCCAGCCTACCCCCCAACACGAACGGCCTGATTCTGGCCGGGCCATTCATGCCGGCCCAGGCATACCAGCGCCTGTGCGGCATTGTGGCTGGCAATCCGCGCCTGCGGCTGATCGACTTTCTGCCCGAGCCGACTATGCTGCTGCGCCATGCCGATCGTGTGGTGGCTATGGGCGGCTACAACACCGTCGCCGAGCTGCTCTCGTTTCAAAAGCATGCGCTGATCGTCCCACGCACACACCCGCGCCGCGAGCAGTTGATCCGCGCCGAGCGCCTGAGCGACCTGCGGCTGCTCGACCTACTACCCGCCGAGGCAGTCACACCGGCGGCGCTTACCGATTGGCTGGCGCGCGATCTGGGGGCTGCGCCGCCGGTACACGAGCGGATTAATATGCGCGGGCTGGCCTGCTTGCCTGGCCTGCTGGGCGAGCTGCTTGGCTACCAGCCCAGCATGCAACAACACCGCCAGCTGCTCATGCGCGACGATCTGCTGCAGCGGGTCAGCGGGCCGTGGATGCTGCCGGCCTGCTGA
- a CDS encoding sigma-70 family RNA polymerase sigma factor — translation MDDSSDDKLINACRAGDGQAWEYVLNKYERLVFSIALNYGLTREDAADVTQLTFTYLIQNLDTLQRQSNLGAWLSTVARRTTWRALQRTRRESTQEFAALVENDELVDQHSTDTFARWEQIEWLNAGLQQLNQRCRELLLALYFEPHEPTYAEIAARTGVATGSIGPTRARCLERLRQMLRER, via the coding sequence ATGGACGACAGCTCTGATGATAAGCTCATTAACGCCTGCCGGGCTGGCGATGGCCAGGCCTGGGAGTATGTGCTAAACAAGTATGAACGCCTGGTATTCTCGATCGCGCTGAACTACGGCCTCACGCGCGAGGATGCGGCCGACGTGACCCAGCTGACATTCACCTACCTGATCCAAAACCTCGACACCTTGCAGCGCCAGAGCAACCTGGGCGCATGGCTCTCGACGGTGGCGCGCCGTACAACCTGGCGGGCGCTACAGCGCACGCGGCGCGAGAGCACCCAGGAGTTTGCCGCGCTCGTCGAGAACGACGAGCTTGTCGATCAGCATAGCACGGATACATTCGCGCGCTGGGAACAGATCGAGTGGCTCAACGCCGGCTTGCAGCAACTCAACCAGCGTTGCCGCGAGCTGCTGCTGGCACTGTACTTCGAGCCGCACGAGCCTACGTATGCCGAGATCGCCGCGCGCACCGGCGTGGCGACCGGCAGCATCGGGCCAACGCGCGCGCGCTGCCTCGAGCGCTTGCGGCAAATGCTGCGCGAGCGCTAA